A region from the Lolium perenne isolate Kyuss_39 chromosome 4, Kyuss_2.0, whole genome shotgun sequence genome encodes:
- the LOC127347996 gene encoding uncharacterized protein, translating to MIEMTAPVLTKVAPSDGPFCASSFVVSFYVPAKNQADPPAADGLTVQRWAGARYAAVRRFGGFVADSDIGQQAALLDASLQGTKWAASVSDGGSAGPVS from the coding sequence ATGATCGAGATGACGGCGCCGGTGCTCACCAAGGTGGCACCCAGCGACGGGCCATTCTGCGCCTCCTCCTTCGTCGTCAGCTTCTACGTGCCGGCCAAGAACCAGGCGGACCCGCCGGCCGCCGACGGCCTGACCGTGCAGAGGTGGGCCGGGGCCAGGTACGCCGCCGTGCGCCGCTTCGGCGGCTTCGTCGCCGACTCCGACATCGGCCAGCAGGCCGCGCTACTCGACGCCAGCCTGCAGGGGACCAAGTGGGCCGCCTCCGTGTCCGACGGCGGCAGCGCCGGCCCCGTGTCCTAA